In the genome of Bradyrhizobium arachidis, one region contains:
- a CDS encoding oxalate decarboxylase family bicupin — MFSRRDLLAMSAAGAAIVGSSAQAATFGNPDEPPQGAVNAKSPGSLTDPGPQNPVLAKQFPSAQTPPATDVGGLPMDWASFNNAPRRIQDGGWARQVTVEDFAISKEISGVNMRLSAGGIRELHWHQAAEWAIMTYGSCRITVLDAQGRPYVGDLKAGDLWYFPAGAPHSLQGLGPDGCEFVICFDDGHANEFNTLLVTDWFAHTPPEVLAKNFGVPVDAFAKIPLHNRWIFQGTVPGDLAADRAAVAKHAEAPPYPFIHSLGSSTPVKESSAGSIRVADSSNFKVATTVAAALVTMPPGAVREMHWHPNADEWQYYIKGRARMTVFDTGPNALTTDFSAGDIGYVRRNLGHYVENVGDTELQFIGVFRAPRYEEVSLSNWLTHTPPSLVAQHFNIDEKLIAQWPDNGPGVMPKS, encoded by the coding sequence ATGTTTTCAAGACGTGATCTGTTGGCCATGTCCGCGGCGGGCGCCGCCATAGTCGGCTCCAGTGCGCAGGCCGCAACCTTCGGCAATCCGGACGAGCCGCCGCAAGGCGCCGTGAATGCCAAGAGCCCCGGCAGCCTGACCGATCCCGGTCCGCAGAACCCCGTGCTGGCCAAGCAATTCCCCTCCGCGCAGACCCCGCCCGCGACCGACGTCGGCGGCCTGCCGATGGATTGGGCCTCGTTCAACAACGCGCCAAGACGCATCCAGGATGGCGGCTGGGCCCGTCAGGTCACCGTCGAGGACTTCGCCATCTCCAAAGAAATCTCCGGCGTCAACATGCGCCTGTCCGCCGGCGGCATCCGTGAGCTGCACTGGCACCAGGCCGCCGAATGGGCGATCATGACCTACGGCAGCTGCCGTATCACCGTGCTCGACGCGCAGGGGCGCCCCTATGTCGGCGACCTCAAGGCCGGCGACCTCTGGTATTTTCCCGCGGGCGCACCGCATTCGCTGCAGGGCTTGGGCCCCGACGGCTGCGAATTCGTGATCTGCTTTGATGACGGCCACGCCAATGAGTTCAACACGCTGCTGGTGACGGATTGGTTCGCCCATACCCCGCCCGAGGTGCTGGCGAAGAACTTTGGTGTGCCGGTGGATGCCTTCGCGAAGATCCCGCTGCACAATCGCTGGATATTCCAGGGCACCGTACCCGGCGATCTCGCCGCCGATCGCGCTGCGGTCGCCAAACACGCCGAAGCGCCACCCTACCCCTTCATCCATTCGCTTGGCAGCTCGACCCCGGTCAAGGAGAGCTCGGCCGGCAGCATCCGCGTCGCCGACAGCAGCAACTTCAAAGTCGCCACCACCGTCGCAGCGGCGCTGGTGACGATGCCGCCAGGCGCGGTGCGGGAGATGCACTGGCATCCGAACGCCGACGAATGGCAGTACTACATCAAGGGCAGGGCGCGGATGACGGTGTTCGACACCGGCCCCAATGCGCTGACGACGGACTTCTCGGCCGGCGATATCGGCTATGTCCGGCGCAATCTCGGCCATTACGTCGAGAATGTCGGCGACACCGAGCTGCAGTTCATCGGCGTGTTCCGTGCGCCGCGCTACGAGGAGGTCTCGCTCTCCAACTGGTTGACGCACACGCCGCCCAGCCTGGTCGCCCAGCATTTCAACATCGACGAGAAGCTGATCGCGCAATGGCCGGACAACGGCCCGGGCGTCATGCCCAAGTCCTGA
- a CDS encoding FdhF/YdeP family oxidoreductase has protein sequence MTTKSVRPYREPAGGWGALKALSEALLVQRVPLKGAATLRRMNQPEGFDCPGCAWPDPKHTSSFEFCENGGKAIAWEATSKRCTPEFFAEHTVTELASWSDYDLEMVGRLTHPMAYDAASDRYLPVEWNDAFDMIGRELKALPDPNMAEFYTSGRTSNEAAFLYQLFVREYGTNNFPDCSNMCHEATSVGLPHSLGVGKGTVLLEDFDKADCIFIFGQNPGTNSPRMMTSLRNAARRGASIISFNPFRERALERFQAPQSPVEMITLSSTTISSKLFQVRVGGDVAVLKGIMKILVEVDEAARAAEQPEILDWDFIRGHTVGVEALIDDLKRTQWPDIERQSGLTREDMEYAAGAYMKAERAILVYGMGITQHWRGANNVQQIANLALLRGNVGREGAGVCPVRGHSNVQGDRTVGITEVPKTDFLERLEQRFGFKPPSAPGHNVVTALEAMIRGEVKAFFAMGGNFAAAIPDWQATQAALGKLDLTVHVSTKLNRSHLIHGRAALILPCLGRTEIDIQATGPQSITVEDSMSMVHASGGRNKPASEHLRSEVAIIAGVAKATLGERTVVDWDGFVADYDRIRDAIEAVLPIFQGYNARIRVPGGFHLTSTARERIWATPSGKANFLVFPGCGEDPPQSDDDFLWLTTIRSHDQYNTTLYSMSDRYRGVFGQRDVVFLNEYELKRRGLADGDRVDLITASTDGANRIVRNFRVVAYSFPTGCCAAYYPETNPLVPLYARDPLSFTPSYKGIPIRLVRSTGLEQQG, from the coding sequence ATGACCACGAAATCGGTTCGTCCCTACCGTGAACCCGCCGGCGGCTGGGGTGCACTCAAGGCACTCAGCGAGGCGCTTCTGGTGCAACGGGTGCCGCTGAAGGGTGCAGCGACGCTCCGACGGATGAACCAGCCGGAAGGTTTTGATTGCCCCGGCTGCGCCTGGCCAGATCCGAAGCACACGTCGTCATTCGAATTCTGCGAGAATGGCGGCAAGGCGATCGCCTGGGAAGCGACGTCGAAGCGCTGCACCCCCGAATTCTTCGCCGAGCACACCGTCACCGAGCTCGCGAGCTGGAGCGACTACGATCTCGAAATGGTCGGGCGGCTCACGCATCCTATGGCCTATGATGCCGCATCCGACCGCTATCTTCCCGTGGAGTGGAACGACGCGTTCGACATGATCGGGCGTGAGCTTAAGGCATTGCCGGATCCGAACATGGCAGAGTTCTATACGTCCGGGCGGACCTCGAACGAGGCGGCGTTCCTCTATCAGCTGTTCGTGCGCGAATACGGCACCAACAATTTCCCCGACTGCTCGAACATGTGCCATGAGGCGACCAGCGTCGGCCTGCCGCACTCGCTTGGGGTCGGCAAGGGCACCGTGCTGCTGGAGGATTTCGACAAGGCCGATTGCATCTTCATCTTCGGCCAGAATCCTGGCACCAACAGTCCGCGGATGATGACCAGCCTGCGCAATGCGGCCCGCCGCGGCGCCTCCATTATCTCATTCAATCCGTTCCGCGAGCGGGCGCTCGAGCGTTTCCAGGCGCCGCAGAGCCCCGTCGAGATGATTACGCTGTCGTCGACGACGATCAGCTCGAAGCTGTTCCAGGTGCGGGTCGGCGGCGACGTCGCCGTCCTCAAGGGGATCATGAAGATCCTGGTGGAGGTGGATGAAGCCGCCCGCGCTGCTGAGCAGCCGGAGATCCTCGATTGGGATTTCATTCGCGGTCACACCGTCGGAGTTGAAGCGCTGATCGACGATCTCAAGCGCACGCAATGGCCCGACATCGAACGCCAGTCCGGCCTGACGCGCGAGGACATGGAATATGCGGCCGGCGCCTATATGAAGGCGGAGCGCGCCATTCTCGTCTACGGCATGGGCATTACGCAGCATTGGCGTGGTGCAAACAACGTCCAGCAGATCGCCAATCTCGCGCTGCTGCGCGGCAATGTCGGGCGCGAAGGCGCCGGCGTCTGCCCGGTTCGCGGCCATTCCAACGTGCAGGGGGATCGGACCGTGGGGATCACGGAGGTCCCCAAGACCGACTTCCTCGAGCGTCTGGAGCAACGCTTCGGCTTCAAGCCTCCGTCCGCGCCGGGACACAACGTGGTGACCGCGCTGGAAGCCATGATCCGCGGCGAGGTGAAGGCCTTCTTCGCGATGGGCGGCAATTTCGCCGCGGCCATTCCGGATTGGCAGGCGACGCAGGCGGCGCTCGGCAAGCTCGATCTGACCGTCCACGTCTCGACCAAGCTCAACCGCAGCCACCTGATCCACGGCCGCGCCGCCCTGATCCTGCCGTGCCTCGGCCGCACGGAGATCGATATCCAGGCGACGGGGCCGCAGTCGATCACGGTGGAGGACTCGATGTCGATGGTGCATGCGTCCGGCGGACGCAACAAGCCAGCGTCGGAGCATCTGCGCAGCGAGGTCGCGATCATCGCCGGTGTCGCCAAGGCGACGCTGGGCGAGCGCACGGTGGTCGACTGGGATGGCTTCGTTGCCGACTACGACCGCATTCGCGATGCGATCGAGGCGGTGTTGCCGATCTTCCAGGGCTACAATGCCCGCATCCGCGTCCCCGGCGGCTTCCATCTCACCTCGACGGCGCGCGAGCGCATCTGGGCGACGCCGTCGGGCAAGGCCAACTTCCTGGTCTTTCCGGGCTGCGGCGAGGATCCGCCGCAGAGTGATGACGATTTCCTGTGGCTCACCACCATACGCAGCCACGACCAGTACAACACCACGCTCTACTCGATGTCGGACCGCTATCGCGGCGTGTTCGGCCAGCGCGACGTCGTGTTCCTCAACGAATACGAGTTGAAGAGGAGGGGGTTGGCTGACGGCGATCGCGTCGATCTGATCACCGCCTCGACCGATGGCGCCAATCGTATCGTGCGCAACTTTCGCGTCGTGGCCTATTCCTTCCCGACCGGCTGCTGTGCGGCGTACTACCCGGAGACCAATCCGCTGGTCCCGCTCTATGCCCGCGATCCCCTCAGCTTCACGCCGTCATACAAGGGCATTCCGATCCGTCTGGTGCGTTCGACCGGCCTGGAGCAACAGGGGTAA
- a CDS encoding sensor histidine kinase, translating into MTLLSFACSLLGDNFTAIAFAAFLAASLTLVGAIMDITALKKAHAELERSELRYRHLFSRMPIAFRQLDASRLVALFRKLRAEGVKDLGAYFDSHPEFLRTCMDALSFQEANERAIQMFGGGAEGYVGRSLADSWKERPDTFRRAMESRYRGETNFEEETRMVTWDGRVVDVLFTTARVGPINDLEVSLVGTIDISQRVRAQQKLQQVQAEFAHAARVSMLGELTASIAHEVNQPLAAIATNGAAGLRWLNRPVPDIGEIRKTIENIVVDTQRAAKIVARVHGMASRKAPEQAFLPFDEIIREALLFLGHELESRSVAILHRPEPAAPQVFGDRTQLQQVIVNLAINAVQAMTQAGYDDRRIVISTVAQDASTLCCSVEDNGPGIASEHLGRLFESFFTTKESGMGMGLPICRSIVEAHGGRIGAEASAAEGGARFWFTLPISIAADPPRSDLGVDA; encoded by the coding sequence TTGACCCTGCTGTCCTTCGCCTGTTCACTGCTTGGCGACAATTTCACGGCGATCGCTTTCGCCGCTTTTCTGGCCGCTTCGCTGACGCTCGTCGGCGCCATCATGGATATCACGGCCCTGAAGAAGGCTCACGCTGAGCTGGAGCGGAGCGAGCTGCGCTACCGCCATCTGTTCAGCCGGATGCCGATCGCATTCCGGCAGCTCGACGCCAGCAGGCTGGTCGCGCTGTTTCGAAAGCTGCGCGCCGAGGGCGTCAAGGATCTCGGCGCCTATTTCGACAGCCATCCCGAGTTTCTGCGGACCTGCATGGACGCGCTCTCGTTTCAGGAGGCCAACGAACGGGCCATCCAGATGTTCGGGGGAGGCGCGGAAGGCTATGTCGGACGTTCCCTGGCCGACAGCTGGAAGGAACGCCCCGACACGTTCCGGCGCGCGATGGAATCCCGCTATCGCGGCGAGACGAACTTCGAGGAAGAGACCAGGATGGTCACATGGGACGGCCGCGTCGTCGACGTTCTCTTCACGACCGCCCGCGTCGGCCCCATCAACGATCTCGAGGTCAGCCTGGTCGGCACCATCGACATCTCGCAACGCGTTCGCGCCCAGCAGAAGCTCCAGCAGGTACAGGCCGAGTTTGCGCATGCAGCGCGGGTCTCGATGCTTGGCGAGCTCACTGCCTCGATCGCGCACGAAGTCAATCAGCCCCTCGCCGCCATCGCCACCAACGGCGCCGCCGGGCTGCGGTGGCTGAACAGGCCGGTGCCCGATATCGGCGAGATCCGCAAGACCATCGAAAACATCGTCGTGGATACTCAACGCGCCGCCAAGATCGTGGCACGCGTTCACGGCATGGCCTCCCGGAAAGCCCCCGAGCAGGCATTCCTGCCATTCGACGAGATCATTCGCGAAGCGCTTCTGTTCCTGGGGCACGAGCTCGAATCCCGCAGCGTCGCGATCCTGCACCGGCCTGAGCCGGCCGCGCCGCAGGTGTTCGGCGACCGCACCCAGCTGCAGCAGGTGATCGTCAATCTGGCCATCAACGCGGTGCAGGCGATGACACAAGCCGGATATGACGATCGCAGGATCGTCATCAGCACGGTCGCGCAGGATGCATCCACGCTGTGCTGCTCCGTGGAGGACAACGGCCCCGGCATCGCCAGCGAACATCTCGGACGGCTCTTTGAAAGCTTCTTCACGACCAAGGAGAGCGGCATGGGCATGGGACTGCCGATCTGCCGGTCGATCGTCGAAGCACATGGCGGCCGGATCGGCGCAGAGGCAAGCGCCGCGGAGGGCGGCGCCCGTTTCTGGTTCACCCTGCCGATCTCCATCGCGGCGGATCCGCCGCGGTCCGATCTCGGTGTGGATGCCTGA
- a CDS encoding thioesterase family protein, with amino-acid sequence MNPLEKVKTGMTAEKLVTVTPEMTVGHVVPGMPAVYGTPMMILHMEMAAGSAVQPLLPAGHVSVGMMVNIRHLAATPVGRTVRAVARVVAIEARSILFEVEAWDGDRKIGDGTHRRGVVDVAEFERRFGVTVSVAEIA; translated from the coding sequence ATGAATCCGCTTGAGAAGGTAAAGACCGGCATGACGGCGGAAAAGCTGGTGACCGTCACACCGGAGATGACGGTCGGCCATGTGGTGCCGGGCATGCCCGCCGTCTACGGCACACCCATGATGATCCTGCACATGGAGATGGCCGCGGGATCGGCGGTTCAGCCGCTGCTGCCCGCGGGTCATGTCAGCGTCGGCATGATGGTCAATATCCGCCATCTGGCGGCAACGCCGGTCGGCCGCACGGTGCGCGCGGTCGCGCGGGTCGTCGCGATCGAGGCCAGGAGCATTCTGTTCGAGGTCGAGGCCTGGGATGGCGACCGCAAGATCGGCGACGGCACCCACCGCCGTGGGGTCGTTGATGTCGCCGAGTTTGAGCGGCGCTTCGGCGTGACAGTATCCGTGGCCGAGATAGCCTAA
- a CDS encoding efflux RND transporter permease subunit — translation MNLSAPFILRPIATALLMAGLLLLGLAAYPLLPVGALPNVNYPTIQISAQLPGADPGTIASSLATPLEQQLSQIPGITQLTSSSALGVAQLTVQFELSRTVDSAAVDVLAAINAASPFLPPNIPYPPTIRKVNPAETPIMLIALTSDSLPLTTVDAYAENILLPKISQVPGVGLVGIGGQQKPAIRIRVNPQALAARGIGLEDVRNVIAGANVDLPKGTLNSPRVTYTLNTNDQLLKPSAYEDLIIAYRNGSPVRLRDIGSAIEAPENDLLAGWYGKDPAIILAVQRVPGANVIDTVDRIKKLLPQLQASVPPAIKVTIAADRTATIRAAVSDVQFTLMLTVALVVMVIFLFLRNFWATVIPAITVPLALIGTFAVLYVLGYSLDNLSLMALSIAVGFVVDDAVVVIENIVRHLEQGMTPLEAALKGSAEIGFTIVSITLSLIAVFIPLFLMGGYVGKLFQEFAVTITASLLLSLVISLTLTPMMCARLLKDDSRRKHGRVYLLFERGFDALLALYARGLRVVLRHRFVTLLVMLSTIALTGYLYVIIPKGFFPQQDTGQIVGITEAAQDISFPAMSERQQAIVDILSKDPAIQSVASYIGPGGPTATLNQGRIFIVLKPKPERKASADQIINRLRPRLAHIQGITLYMQAAQDITIGARLSKTQYQFTLTDADSNELNHWSAIFLEKLRALDLISDVASDQANAGPRLEVTVNREVASSFGILPTTIDNTLDDAFGQRIVSTMFTSLNQYHVVMEVDPRFQYGPEALKDIYLNSASGQQVPLSTLVHSVIKPAPILINHQSLFPSVTISFNLKPGVALGDAVTAIQKIEKDTGKPASLSTSFQGNAQAFQSSLRGTPLLIGAALIVIYIILGVLYESLIHPITILSTLPSAGIGALLLLLAVHMDLSVIAIIGIILLIGIVKKNGIMLVDFALEVERQHGLSPEEAIYQACTLRFRPILMTTMAALLGGVPLMIGSGTGAELRQPLGYTIVGGLMLSQVLTLYTTPVVYLYLDRLGNWLTGRKPHAAETSAPSATEAKTGLSHESA, via the coding sequence ATGAACCTCTCCGCGCCCTTCATCCTGCGGCCGATCGCAACCGCCCTGCTGATGGCCGGCCTGTTGCTGCTTGGCCTTGCGGCCTATCCGCTGCTGCCGGTCGGAGCACTACCGAACGTCAATTACCCGACGATCCAGATCTCGGCGCAATTGCCCGGCGCCGATCCGGGCACCATCGCCTCGTCGCTCGCAACCCCGCTCGAGCAGCAGCTCAGCCAGATCCCCGGCATTACGCAGCTCACCTCCTCCAGTGCGCTCGGCGTTGCCCAGCTTACGGTGCAATTCGAGCTGTCGCGCACGGTGGACAGCGCGGCGGTGGACGTGCTAGCCGCAATCAACGCCGCCAGCCCCTTCCTGCCGCCGAACATCCCCTACCCGCCGACGATCAGGAAGGTGAATCCGGCGGAGACGCCGATCATGCTGATCGCGCTGACGTCGGACTCGCTGCCGCTGACGACGGTGGACGCCTATGCCGAAAATATCCTGCTGCCGAAGATCTCGCAGGTGCCCGGCGTCGGCCTCGTCGGCATCGGCGGACAGCAGAAGCCGGCCATCCGCATCCGCGTCAATCCGCAGGCGCTCGCCGCCCGCGGCATCGGCCTCGAAGATGTCCGCAACGTCATCGCTGGCGCCAATGTCGACCTGCCCAAGGGCACGCTCAACAGCCCACGCGTCACCTACACGCTGAACACCAACGACCAGCTGCTGAAACCCTCCGCCTACGAAGACCTTATCATTGCCTATCGCAACGGCTCGCCGGTGCGCCTGCGCGATATCGGCTCGGCGATCGAGGCGCCCGAAAACGACCTCCTGGCCGGCTGGTACGGCAAAGATCCCGCCATCATCCTCGCCGTTCAGCGCGTTCCCGGCGCCAACGTCATCGACACGGTCGACCGCATCAAGAAGCTGCTGCCGCAGCTCCAGGCCTCGGTTCCACCGGCAATCAAGGTAACGATTGCCGCGGATCGCACAGCCACCATCCGCGCCGCCGTCTCCGACGTGCAATTCACGCTGATGCTGACGGTCGCCCTGGTGGTGATGGTCATCTTCCTGTTCCTGCGGAATTTCTGGGCCACGGTGATCCCGGCGATCACGGTTCCGCTGGCGCTGATCGGGACGTTCGCGGTCCTCTATGTGCTCGGCTACAGTCTCGACAATCTCTCGCTGATGGCCTTGTCGATCGCGGTCGGCTTCGTGGTCGACGATGCCGTCGTCGTCATCGAGAACATCGTGCGCCATCTCGAGCAAGGCATGACGCCGCTGGAGGCAGCCCTCAAGGGCTCCGCCGAGATCGGCTTCACGATCGTCTCCATTACCCTGTCGCTGATCGCGGTCTTCATCCCGCTGTTCCTGATGGGCGGCTATGTCGGCAAGCTGTTCCAGGAATTCGCCGTCACGATCACCGCCTCGCTGCTGCTGTCGCTGGTCATCTCGCTGACCCTGACGCCGATGATGTGCGCGCGCCTGCTGAAAGATGATTCACGAAGGAAACACGGCCGGGTCTACCTCCTGTTCGAGCGCGGCTTCGATGCCCTGCTTGCGCTCTACGCGCGGGGCTTGCGCGTGGTGCTGCGGCATCGCTTCGTGACGCTGCTCGTGATGCTCTCAACCATCGCGTTGACCGGCTACCTCTACGTGATCATCCCCAAGGGTTTCTTTCCGCAACAGGACACCGGGCAGATCGTCGGCATCACCGAAGCCGCCCAGGACATCTCCTTCCCCGCAATGTCGGAACGCCAGCAGGCGATCGTCGACATCCTGTCGAAGGATCCCGCGATCCAGTCAGTGGCAAGCTATATCGGCCCGGGAGGCCCGACCGCGACGCTCAACCAGGGCCGCATCTTCATCGTGCTGAAGCCGAAGCCCGAGCGCAAGGCGAGCGCCGACCAGATCATCAACCGGCTGCGCCCGCGTCTCGCCCACATCCAGGGCATCACGCTGTACATGCAGGCGGCGCAGGACATCACGATCGGCGCACGCCTGTCGAAGACGCAGTATCAATTCACTCTGACGGACGCCGATTCCAACGAGCTCAACCACTGGTCGGCGATATTCCTGGAGAAGCTCCGCGCGCTGGACCTCATCAGCGACGTCGCGAGCGACCAGGCCAATGCCGGGCCACGGCTGGAAGTCACCGTCAATCGTGAGGTCGCCTCCAGCTTCGGCATCCTGCCGACGACGATCGACAACACGCTCGACGACGCCTTCGGCCAGCGCATCGTCTCCACCATGTTCACCTCGCTGAACCAGTACCATGTCGTGATGGAGGTCGATCCGCGCTTCCAGTACGGGCCCGAAGCGCTCAAGGATATCTACCTGAACTCGGCCAGCGGCCAGCAGGTCCCGCTCAGCACGCTGGTTCACAGCGTCATCAAACCCGCGCCGATCCTGATCAATCACCAGAGCCTGTTTCCCTCGGTGACGATCTCGTTCAACCTGAAGCCCGGCGTCGCGCTGGGTGATGCGGTTACGGCGATCCAGAAGATCGAGAAGGACACCGGCAAGCCCGCCTCGCTGTCGACCTCGTTCCAGGGCAACGCCCAGGCCTTCCAGTCCTCCCTGCGTGGCACGCCGCTCTTGATCGGTGCGGCGCTGATCGTGATCTACATCATCCTCGGCGTTCTCTATGAGAGCCTGATCCACCCCATTACGATCCTGTCGACGCTACCCTCGGCCGGCATCGGCGCACTATTGCTGCTGCTCGCGGTCCACATGGATCTGAGCGTCATCGCCATCATCGGCATCATCCTCTTGATCGGCATCGTCAAGAAGAACGGCATCATGCTGGTCGACTTCGCGCTCGAGGTGGAGCGGCAGCACGGGCTCAGCCCGGAAGAGGCGATCTACCAGGCCTGCACGCTGCGCTTCCGCCCGATCCTGATGACGACGATGGCCGCGCTGCTCGGCGGCGTGCCGCTGATGATCGGCTCGGGCACCGGCGCGGAGCTGCGCCAGCCGCTCGGCTATACCATCGTCGGCGGCCTGATGCTGTCGCAGGTCCTGACGCTCTACACCACGCCCGTGGTCTATCTCTATCTCGACCGGCTCGGCAATTGGCTCACCGGCCGCAAGCCGCACGCAGCCGAGACATCCGCTCCATCCGCGACCGAAGCGAAGACGGGATTGAGCCATGAATCCGCTTGA
- a CDS encoding efflux RND transporter periplasmic adaptor subunit — translation MKRTLTIACFALAAILIGGALWFFSNDQKPAVAAAPVPVAVPVVAATVTGKDVPIYLRGIGTVIAYNTDVVRSQIQGQIVKIAFTEGQTVKTGDLLAQIDPRPYEAQIEQLTANRDRDQAQLANAEANLSRYNQLGDKGYATPQLIETQTAQVAQLKAAVKADQAQIDEANVQLSYTRLTSAIPGITGVRQIDVGNVIHPTDPNGLVVVTQIEPISLLFTLPQTDLPVIQQHAAQGELKVIAYSQDNKVKLDEGTLLLVNNEIAGTTGTVQLKAVFPNHEHRLWPGQLVNARLLLEIQKNALTVAGSAVQQGPNGSYVYVVSPDHTAALRSVHVAQISDGQALIDHGLKSGEVVVVDGQYRLTEGSRVRELHGKAAQEADLQSAVQDAIP, via the coding sequence GTGAAGCGGACCCTCACCATCGCATGCTTTGCTCTCGCCGCGATCCTGATCGGCGGAGCCCTCTGGTTCTTCAGTAACGATCAGAAGCCGGCCGTCGCGGCCGCGCCGGTACCCGTCGCCGTGCCGGTGGTCGCGGCCACCGTCACCGGCAAGGACGTCCCGATCTATCTGCGTGGCATCGGCACGGTGATTGCCTACAACACCGACGTCGTGCGCAGCCAGATTCAGGGGCAGATCGTCAAGATCGCCTTCACCGAGGGACAGACCGTCAAGACCGGCGATCTGCTCGCCCAGATCGATCCACGGCCTTATGAAGCACAGATCGAGCAGCTGACGGCCAATCGCGACAGAGACCAGGCGCAGCTCGCGAACGCCGAGGCCAATCTTTCACGCTACAATCAGCTTGGCGACAAGGGTTATGCGACCCCGCAACTGATCGAGACGCAGACGGCGCAGGTGGCGCAGCTCAAGGCCGCCGTGAAGGCGGATCAGGCCCAGATCGACGAGGCCAATGTCCAGCTCAGCTACACGCGCCTGACGTCGGCGATTCCCGGCATCACCGGCGTTCGCCAGATCGATGTCGGCAACGTGATCCATCCGACAGACCCGAACGGTCTCGTCGTCGTCACACAGATCGAGCCGATCTCGCTGCTGTTCACCCTGCCGCAGACCGACCTGCCCGTCATCCAGCAGCACGCAGCACAGGGAGAGCTGAAGGTCATCGCCTACAGCCAGGACAACAAGGTGAAGCTCGACGAAGGCACGCTGCTGCTGGTCAACAACGAGATCGCGGGAACGACCGGCACCGTCCAGCTCAAGGCGGTGTTTCCGAACCATGAGCATCGGCTGTGGCCGGGCCAGTTGGTGAACGCGCGCCTGCTGCTCGAGATTCAGAAGAACGCGCTCACTGTCGCTGGCTCGGCCGTACAGCAGGGGCCGAACGGCAGCTATGTCTATGTCGTATCTCCCGACCACACCGCGGCCTTGCGTTCCGTTCACGTCGCACAAATCAGCGATGGCCAGGCCCTGATCGACCATGGGCTGAAATCCGGCGAGGTCGTCGTGGTCGACGGCCAGTATCGGTTGACTGAAGGCAGCCGCGTTCGCGAGCTGCACGGCAAGGCCGCGCAGGAAGCCGACCTGCAGAGCGCCGTGCAGGATGCGATTCCATGA
- a CDS encoding alpha/beta hydrolase, whose product MKHLNAGLAIAAALSLFATVTPARAESLKNIVLVHGAWVDASGWKPVYEILTKEGFRVTMVQEPETSFADDVTAAKRILDLQDGPTLLVGHSYGGSIITEAGVHPNVVGLVYVAAHAPDVGEDESALGKKTPSVLGKTEGVIKVTPDKFTYLDPVQFPKLFAPDLPRERAEFVARSQVLAATQVFSTPLTAAAWKTKPSWGIVAGGDQIINPDLERWYYERAKSQTTVIPGASHSVYESHPKEVAAVIARAARSVQQPATR is encoded by the coding sequence ATGAAACACCTCAACGCTGGCCTCGCCATCGCCGCCGCTCTTTCCCTGTTCGCGACCGTCACCCCGGCGCGCGCGGAATCCCTGAAGAACATCGTCCTGGTGCACGGCGCCTGGGTCGATGCGTCGGGCTGGAAGCCCGTCTACGAGATCCTGACCAAGGAAGGCTTCCGCGTGACGATGGTGCAGGAGCCCGAAACCTCGTTTGCCGACGACGTCACGGCGGCGAAGCGCATTCTTGATCTGCAGGACGGCCCGACGCTCCTCGTCGGTCATAGCTATGGCGGTTCGATCATCACCGAAGCCGGCGTCCATCCCAACGTCGTCGGCCTCGTCTACGTCGCCGCACACGCTCCCGACGTTGGCGAGGATGAATCGGCGCTGGGCAAGAAGACACCGAGCGTGCTCGGCAAGACCGAAGGCGTCATCAAGGTCACGCCAGACAAGTTCACCTATCTCGATCCCGTGCAATTCCCGAAACTGTTCGCGCCCGATCTGCCGCGCGAGCGCGCCGAGTTCGTTGCGCGCTCCCAGGTTCTGGCCGCGACTCAGGTGTTCAGCACGCCGCTGACCGCGGCCGCGTGGAAGACCAAGCCGAGCTGGGGCATCGTTGCCGGCGGCGACCAGATCATCAATCCCGATCTCGAGCGCTGGTACTACGAGCGCGCCAAAAGCCAGACTACCGTGATCCCGGGTGCCAGCCACTCCGTCTACGAGTCGCATCCGAAGGAAGTGGCGGCTGTCATCGCCCGCGCTGCGCGCAGTGTTCAGCAGCCGGCCACGCGCTGA